The sequence below is a genomic window from Streptococcus pantholopis.
CTGATAAGGCACGGCTGTATATGCCGGATACAATCCGAATATCATCAGTCAGATAGGCATTAAAGCTGGTTGCCGCACTGTGGACCAGATAAGCTTTGAGCAGATCCCAATTATCTTCTGTATAGAAATCAGCTGCAGCCTGCCAGAAACGCTCTTCCGGGACAATGATCTGATCGGGAATCCGGCCCAGAATCTGACTGAAGAAATCATCCAAAGGAAGCTCAGGAACCAGTTTTTTAAAGTCCTCCCAGGCATATGGACGGTAGAGCTTGACATATTCGGAGCTTTCTTCACTGGAGAGAACTAAGCGGGCCAGTTTGGCATCCAAGGCAATAATCTTATCCAGCATATCTTTGATTTCTGCTTTTGAAAATCCGAATTGCGGCAGAAGTTCTTCTTGTGTCTGCCTCCAAATAGCAAGAAGCTCACGGCCTTTCTCGTTATCTTCAGCATAATAACTGGTATCCGGCAGAATAATACTCGGTGCTTCAGCCCATAAGACATTCATCTGAGCGTTCATAAAGTCAGGGGCTACGCCAAAAGGCATCAAGTTAGGCTGACCAGCCAATTCATATTCCGCCAACTTCTTTGTGAATGCTTTGAAAGAAGAGAGACTCTTGTATTCTTCAATCAGAGGCAGAACAGGGCTTACCCCTACCTGATCACGCTTCGTATAGTCAGCCGTCATCCGATGAAACTTGATAAAATTCTGCAGGATAGTGTTATCAGGAAGCTCCTTGCCGTCTAACCAGCGGTCGGTCGTCTCCAGCATCAGCTTTTCAATCTCATCAGCCAAGTCGGAAAAGCCGCCCGTACGCGGTTTATCATCCGGAATTTTAGCTGTTTTTTCCCATTCGCCGTTCACGGCTTGGTAAAAATTGTCTTGATAGTTTGTCATAACTTACTTGCTCCTTATATTGAAAACAGCTTGTCTTTTATTCCGCTTTTCTTAAACTAAACCTTATATTCATGGACTTAAAGGCAGCAGAAAAATCTGCTTAAAAATCTGAGAAAAGCAGCAAAACATCATTGCGCTGCTTTTTTTGTAGTTCCTTACATTGTACCAAAAAAGCCTAAGAAAAACATTTCTTAGGCTGTTCACTCTTCTGAAGTTCTGCTTCTATGGTTTCTTGGCCAAAATCGCTAAAGTCTGATAGGGCTTTAAGGTCAGTTCCTTGTCTAAAGGCTGTTTAGCATAATTGCTGAGCAGAATCTCCCCATCCTGATAGGCGGCAGAAAGCTTAATTGTAACCTCTTGAGCAAAGAAATTATTGACGACCAGCAATCTGTCAGAACCATGCAAACGTTCAAAAGCATATACCCTGTCACTTTCCTGATAGGCCGCCCGATAAGTGCCCTCAGCGATGATAGGCAGGGTTTTACGCAGACGAATCAGTTTTTGATAGAAAGGGAAAATCTTTCCTGTTTTTTCTTTTTCAACATTAATCTCGGCGTAAGTTTTTCCGACTTTAAGCCAAGGGACAGCTTTGGAAAAACCGGCATTGCGGCTGCTGTCCCACTGCATAGGCGTCCGGGAGTTATCCCTTGATTTGGCTTTGATAATGGCAAAGGCCTCGTCCTGAGGTTTTCCAGATGCCAGCAGCTCTTGATAAGCATTGAGACTTTCCACATCTGTATAATCTGCCATAGAGTCATAATCCGGGTCAAGCATGCCGATCTCCTCACCCATATAAATATAGGGTGTTCCACGCGATAGGTGAATACTGGCTGCCAGCATTGTGGCCCCTTCATTGCGAAATTTTTCAACATCAATGAAGCGGTTAAGAGCCCGCGGCTGGTCGTGGTTATTCCAAAATAAAGCATTCCATCCACTGCCTTGACTCATGCCCTCGCCCCAAGTATGAAAGAGTTTTTTCAATTCTATAAAATCAAAGGGCTTGCGTGTCCATTTTTGTCCATTATCATAGTCCACTTTAAGATGGTGAAAATTAAAAACCATATCCAATTCGTGGCTGGAAGGATTGCTGTACTGCACACAGTTTGGTATATCTGTAAAACTCATTTCACCAACGGTTATCCCGTCTTCATCTTGGCCAAATGTGGCTTTATTAAGCATTTGCAGATAGGTATGATTAACCGGCCGGTCTGTATATTCCGGTTTGCCGTCAAAATCCGCATTGTCTTTAAGGACTTCATCCTTGCCGATTAAGTTGATAACATCGAAACGAAAACCCTTTACGCCTTTACTGCGCCAAAAATTAACGACTTTGAAAAGCTCCTCACGGACATGAGGATTGCGCCAATTAAGGTCTGCCTGCGTTTTATCAAAAAGATGGAGATAGTATTTTCCTGTTGTCCCAAAAGGTGCCCAGGCATTTCCTCCAAATTTCGACTGCCAGTTAGTTGGCTCATCCCGCAGAATAAAGAATTCTTGATAAAAGCGATCGCCTGCCAGGGCTTTTTGAAACCATTCGTGATCTGTTGAACAGTGATTCAGCACCATATCCAGCATTATCTCAATCCCATAATCCTTGGCCTGCCGGGATAATTCTTCAAAATCAGCCATCGTCCCAAACAAAGGGTTAACGGCTTGGTAATCAGAAACATCGTAGCCGTTATCACGTTGAGGACTGGGGTAAAAAGGATTGAGCCAAATCACATCAACTCCCAGCTCTGCTAAATAGGGCAGTTTTTCAATAATGCCGCGTAAATCGCCAATTCCATTGCCTGTTGTATCTTTGAAGGACTTTGGATAGATTTGATAAACGACTTGTCTTTTATCAAAACTCATTGTTGCTCCTTTCTTTTGTCTGCCTGGATCTCAAGGTCTCCTGTTAAACGCATCAGAAAAACTTGTAGTAAAAGAAAGACGGACAAATCCTCGGTAAATCTGTTTTGTCCGTCTTCTTTACTTAATCAGTGGACTCTTAATCCGTGGCTTGATGCTTAAATTTTAGTAGCTGTCAGCAAATCATCGCCCCTCTTGACTGTTTGCGGCAAATCAAGAGCTGCATCAGCCTGAAAATCATTCTGATTGGTGACAATAACAGGTGTTTCAACAACATAGCCTGCTTCTTTAAGCTGTTTGATATCAAAACTAATCAGTCTGTCGCCGGCTTGAACGCTGTCACCCTGTTTAACATGAGCTGTAAAACCTTGTCCTTCCAAATTGACCGTATCCATACCGATATGGATTAACAGCTCCAGCCCTTGGGCTGTCACTAAACCGACTGCATGTTTGGTCGGAAACAGAACGGATATCTCGCCGTCTACCGGAGCTATCAGCTCACCCTCGCTGGGCTCAATAACAACACCCTGCCCCATAACACCTTGGGCAAAAACAGGGTCCGTTGCTTCAGCCAAAACTTTAGCCTGACCTGCCAGAGGACTTTGAATGGTAATCAGTGTCCCTTTAGGAGACTCCGCTTCTGCAGCCTGAGCCAGCGCCTCTGCCTGAGGTGCCTTGACCGTTTGGTCTTCTGTTTTAGTAAAAAAGCCTGCTTTGCGGAAAAAGAGCGTTAAGGCAAACGGAACAACAATCGCAACCAGCATCAGCAGAGCAAAGATCCCCATATAACGTGCCTGAATGGAAAGAATCCCCGGAAGTCCCCCGACACCGATAGCGTTAGCTGTCACATTGAATGTTGTTGATAGAAGACCTGCAATACCAGAGCCAATCATTCCGGCTATAAAAGGATAAACATACTTCAGATTAACCCCAAAGAGTGCTGGCTCTGTAACACCAAGATAAGCAGAGATACTTGCCGGCAAAGCAATCTGTGCCTCACGCTCATCGTGACGGTTCATCCAGTAATAAGCTAAAACAGCTGAGCCTTGAGCAATATTGGAAAGAGCAATCATTGGCCACAGTACCGTACCGCCGCTGTCAGCAATCAGCTGTGTATCAATGGCATTAGTCATGTGATGGAGCCCAGTAATTACCAGCGGTGCATACAGTGTACCGAAAATGGCACCGAACAGCCATTTGAAGGAACCGGTCAAGCCAGCAAGAACAATCGTAGAAATCCACTGTCCGATAACCCAGCCGACTGGCCCTAAAACCGTATGAGCCAGAATCAAAGCGGGAAGCAGAGAGAGGAAAGGCACAAAAATCATCGAGACAACTTCTGGAATGACTTTACGCCAGAAGCGCTCCAGGTAGGCCAGAGACAAGCCGGCAAGAAGAGCAGGAATAACCTGAGCTTGGTAGCCAATTTTGTTAACCGTGAAAAAACCAAAATCCCAAACCCAGTCCTTAGCAATTTCTGCAGCCGGTGTGCTGGCTACATTATAGGCATTGAGCAGCTGATTGGGTGAAATCAGACAGATCCCAAGAACGATTCCCAAAATCTGTGATGTCCCCATTTTACGAGAAACAGACCAGGTAATACCGACCGGAAGATAATGGAAGATTGCTTCACCCGGCAGCCAAAGAAAGCTATTGACGCCGCTCCAGAACTGCGATACTTCAACAATGCTTTTGCCATCCAGAGCTGACCAAGCCACACCTTCAAGAATATTTCGGAAGCCCAGAATCAGACCTCCGACGATGATGGCAGGAATAATCGGCGTGAAAATCTCAGCCAGCATGGCTACTGCACGCTGGACAGGGTTTTGCTTGCCTGCTGCAGCAGATTTAGCCGCCTCTTTAGATACCCCTTCAATGCCGGATACAGCGCTAAAATCATTATAAAAAATCGGAACATCATTACCGATAATGACCTGAAACTGCCCGGCATTTGTAAATGTTCCCTTGACAGCAGGAATCGCTTCAATCGCCTGAACATCAGCCTTGCTTTCATCATTTAAAACAAAACGCATCCGAGTCGCACAATGCGTCACTGCTGAAACATTCTCTTTCCCCCCGATTGCTGACAGCAAATCGCGGGCCTCTTTTTCAAATTTTCCCATAATAACTCGCTAGAACAACTAGCCCTCCTTATTAAAATGTGAGAAGCGGGAACGAACTGCCTAGCAGCTTATGCCCCCAGTACTGCAAACAACATCACCGAAAATAAGTTAACTCCCTGTCACCTCCCTAAAGAGAGACACTTTCAAGATGAGTGACGGATCTAGGCATCATCTCAGTGTTTCCCAACCACCTATTTTCTTTTTGAAATCCTATGCACATGTGATTTATAACTTGATTGTAATCGATTGCAAATTTGTCTGCAAGTCGTTTGGAGTCATTTGCCCCTTTTTTTGTTAAAATAAAGTGACTTGTCTGCTTATTTCAAAACAACTTAGCAAAGGAAAGCAATTAATGAAAAAATACGAACAGATTTATCAGCAGCTGGAAGCTGACATTCTAAAAGGCTCTTATGCGATTGGCGACTATCTCCCCAGCGAAGCCGAACTGGCTGCCGCGCATAGCGTCAGCCGTGATACCATCCGCAAAGCACTGGCACTTTTAGCTGAAAACGGCTTAATCAAAAAAAAACACGGCTCAGGCTCGCAGATTATCAAGCATGAACCGATTAATTTTCCTGTCTCAGCGCTGACCAGCTATCAAGAATTAGTCGAGCGATTAGCCATCAATTCCCGGACGAATCTGATTGCTATTGATAAACTGATTGTTGATGAAAAACTCGCCCTTTTGACCGGTTTTAAGCGCAACAGTCTCGTTTGGCGCCTAATCCGCCAGCGTATTGTTGATGATGTCGCTTCTATCTTAGATATTGATTATCTCAGCAAAACAATTGTCCCTGAAATCAGCCGAACAGCTGCTGCCTATTCTATCTATCACTATCTGGAAAAACAGCTCCTACTGGATATTGCCTATACAAAAAAAGAAATTACGATTGACCAGATTACTGACCGAGATAAGCTCTTGCTGGATATCGGCTCAGAACACCATGTCGTCTCCGTTAAGTCCAAAGGATACCTGAGAGACGGCCGACAATTCCAATTCACAGACAGCCGCCACAAATTGGATAAATTCCGTTTTGTCGACTACGCCCAGCGCAAACGATGAAAAAGCAGCTGCACCTGTCCTATTCTCCATGGTGACAGGCTCTCTTCAAACGATTTCCAAAATTTTTCTGGCTGAATTGTAGGCAGGCGCCCCCAGCTTTTCCGTTTGACAGTTCAATATCTCCGCCAAGCTGATGAACCAGCTGTTTTACTGTGTGCAGTCCAAGACCAGAATGGCTGCCCCTGCTGTTTCTAGATCCATCACCTCTATAAAAGCGTTCCGTTGCGTGCACTAAATCCTTTTTGCTAAATCCGCAGCCTGTGTCACATATCTGATACCTTATTGTTGCTTGATCAGCAAGGACAGAAATGAAGATTTTTCCTTTCGCAGGGGTATAGCGCAGGCTATTGGATACGATATTATCAAAAATACGTTCCAGTTTATCAGTGTCAAGAAGATATGAATGGTGTAAGCAGTCAGTATCGCACAATACTATTGAGATATCCTTCTCCCTTGCTTGTAATTCATAGCCTTTCACTTTCTTTGCTAGGAAATCATGTAAATCTGTTGATACCAGATTCAGCTCATTTTCAATCTGTACTGACTCAGAAGTTTCTTCTATTTGCTGAACAAGATGGCTGCATTTTTTAGCGTTTTCCTCAATAACAGACAAATACCGGCATATCCGCTTTGAGTCTGTGTATCCGCCGTCCATCAGAGATTCTGTATAAGCTAGAACAATAGAAATAGGAGTTTTTAAGTCATGTGCCAATGCCTCCACCATTTCTACACGTCCCTGTTCCATTTCCCACTGAGCCGAAAGAGAAGCTTTTAATTCCTGCTGCATTTCTGAAAAAGCAGTACACAGTCTCCCTAGCTCATTTTCCGAATAGTAGCTGATTTCAAAATTCAAATCCTTATTTTTTATCTTCTCAGCGGCTTCCTTTAAAAGCTGCAGAGGGCGATTGATACGTTTGATAAACAGCTTTGAGAACAGCATCGTAAAAAGAACTATATAGACTACAGGAGAAAACAGGGCTGCTGCAATCAGCCCCAAGACCCATTGTCCCCCGCTGTCTGCAGAGGTCATTTTCACCCGATAAATAAGAGCAACAGCTCCTTTTATTTGTCCCTTCTGACTGACTATAGGAATAACATGCAAATAAGTATTGGTTCTCTTGTAAATACTTGTTGTATTCAGATGATTTATCATGTCTGTTTCTGAAGAAAATATCGGATCGGTATTTGTTCCATAGAGAACAGAAGCGTTGCCATCGACAACTTGATAGGTGATACCGGCACCTTTGATGACGGGCTTTAGCCCTGTTTTCTTTTCCTTTGACAGTAAATTAATATTTTCTCTTCTAACATACCGGTCAATGGCAGGAATCTGCCGTTCATAATAATTGGCAGGATAAATAGTCCTGTTCTGTTCCAGCAAAAACAGGGCAGCAGCTAACCCCCATGTTATCAGTGTTGCTGCAATAGTTGCGGCAGCAATCTGTGTGATTGTCATACGAAAATCAGCAACAAGAGACTCTTTTTTCATACCCACCTCCTACGGCCGGTTCCATTTATAGCCTATTCCCCATACTGTAGAAATATACTCTACATCAGGGGATACTGAGGCAATTTTTTTTCGTATTTTCCGGATATGTTCGACAACGGTGTAGGAATCCCCATCAGAATCATACCCCCAGATTCTTTCATAAATGTGTTCTCTGGAAAAAACCTGTCCAGCATGAAGGGCTAAAAGTTCGACAATATCATACTCCCGTTTGGACAGGGAGAGCGCCCTGCCATTTGCTTTCACGCTATGACCCGGTAAGTCAATACTCAATTCATTAAAGTGCAGCACTGTCCGCTTTTTCTCTGCATTGATGTATTGCGAACGCTCTTCACGCCGAAGATTGGCTTCTATCCTTGTCAAAAGCTCCCTCAGTCCGAATGGCTTTGATATATAATCGTCTCCCCCAAGAGTCAGAGCACGGATTTTATCACTTTCTGCCTGCTTTGCACTGAGAAACAAAATCGGACACAGCACTTCATCACGTATTCTCCGGCAAACTTCAAAACCGTCCATCCCCGGCATCATAATATCAAGAATAATAAGTTCTGGCTGTTTTTTTGCAAGCGCAAGACCATCCATCCCATTATATGCTACTAAAACGTTGTGACCCAGCGCTTCAAGTTCGTCCTGCAAGAGCATAACCAAGTCTTTTTCATCGTCAATAATCAGAATTTTGCTCACTCTTTACCAGCTCCTTTTACTGCTATCACTTACAGATTATGCCAATCAGCTGCATAAGTCAAGCTTGTCGACACTTGCTGCCAAATAATCGCCATCTAGATAGCGATAAAAATCAAACATCAAATAGGAAAAGTTATGCCCCTATAAAGCATTCGATTCCAGCTATAATAAGCCAGACAGCCTCTGTTCTTTCAAAAATACTAACAGCAGAAACACTTTATAGAAAGGCGCATGAATAGCTGCTGGATGTATAAACAGCCTGATTTGAAAATTCATACTTGAGTTTTTGCCTTCCGGCTGTCAAAGTGACCCCATTCCCACAGAAATATTCAGGCGGCACCGCACCGGTACAGCAAAAGGAAAAGCATCAATGAATCTAAAAATGCTTTTAATCATAACGCTTTCTTCCCTCCCATCTGTTAAACCAGATTATTCCACCAGCACAGAAAATAATAAGACAGATAATAACAGCCAAGGTCCCAGCCATTAACTGCCGCACAACAAGCCCTGATGATATTTCTGCTGGCGGTACAAACATTTTTGCCGTAAACCCCAGATAGTTTTCTGGTAGCTTTGCCAGCCGGTATGGCCAAGTCCAAGGGATAAACAGCCAAACATCGTCACCCAGCTCAGTTATTCCCATAAGAATAGCTAAAACAAGGCCACACATTCCTAAACTGACAGAAGCTCCTGTCCCCCATATAAAACTTAGCCATAAATGAATTGCCAGAAGCGGCAAAGTCCCAAAAAATGCAAGAATCACAGCAAATAGAAACAGAACCCAACCGTTCACAGTTCCTGGTGAAGCAATAGTCATCCCTATATAAAATACAGCCAAAGCAAGGACCGTACTGACCATATTACAAAAAACTAGCATTAGAAACTTACCAAAGTAGAGAGAATTTCGAGGAACACTCGCGCTGAGATAACCTAAGAAATGCCCAGCAAGCTCTTCCTCCTGTACAACAAATGCAGCTAGGACAGCAACAGCAAGCGGAGCAAGAAAGGCACACCATGCCGTAAAAAAGCCCTGAAATACAGCAATTTCATCAATTTCTTCACTCAGTGAAAAATAAGCTGTTGTCGCCAGTGAAAAAAGAACAGGAACAAGAACAATCAGCCAACGAATCGCTGTTCGCTTTGTTTTTACCCATTCTGACGATAATATAGCAATCATTTTAATTCCCTCCTTTGAAACCACAATGCAGTAATTCCTGTAAAGATGACAAATGCAGCAATAGACAGAACAAGCCCAAGAGGCAGGACTGAGGTGTCCAGCAGAGGATCCCCTGCCTCCAGCATAACACCGTTAGGATTTAACTGCAGAAGCGGACACATCATCCGAGGGGCCCAGCTCCATGGAAAGACAAACCAGTAAGCCTTGTCTGCAATAAAAACTCCCGCTATAAAGCCAAAAAAACCTAAGCCCATGCTGGCAAATAAGCCTTGTCGAGTTGCAACCCAAAGCTGAATTGGAATAATCGCCAGCGATGTAACCCATGCAAACAGACTGGCTAGCAGAATCGTTGCCCACGGAATAGCCCATTTCCCATCTGTTACCGTAATAAGACCGGAAAGAATCGTTGCTGCAAAAAGGATAGCTGCAGCGATAAGAGTCATTAAAGCGATAACAATCACTTTACTGACCCAAATATTAGCTGGAAAGTAAGCATGTGCCCGTAAACTGCGATAGCCTCCTGATTTCCGCTCCTGTAAATCAGCCAAATAAGTAAATAATGCGATACCAAGAGGCAGAAATGCAGTTGTCCAGATATTAAATACCATCGTATCAACATGTTCCCAGCCT
It includes:
- a CDS encoding sensor histidine kinase translates to MKKESLVADFRMTITQIAAATIAATLITWGLAAALFLLEQNRTIYPANYYERQIPAIDRYVRRENINLLSKEKKTGLKPVIKGAGITYQVVDGNASVLYGTNTDPIFSSETDMINHLNTTSIYKRTNTYLHVIPIVSQKGQIKGAVALIYRVKMTSADSGGQWVLGLIAAALFSPVVYIVLFTMLFSKLFIKRINRPLQLLKEAAEKIKNKDLNFEISYYSENELGRLCTAFSEMQQELKASLSAQWEMEQGRVEMVEALAHDLKTPISIVLAYTESLMDGGYTDSKRICRYLSVIEENAKKCSHLVQQIEETSESVQIENELNLVSTDLHDFLAKKVKGYELQAREKDISIVLCDTDCLHHSYLLDTDKLERIFDNIVSNSLRYTPAKGKIFISVLADQATIRYQICDTGCGFSKKDLVHATERFYRGDGSRNSRGSHSGLGLHTVKQLVHQLGGDIELSNGKAGGACLQFSQKNFGNRLKRACHHGE
- the treR gene encoding trehalose operon repressor — its product is MKKYEQIYQQLEADILKGSYAIGDYLPSEAELAAAHSVSRDTIRKALALLAENGLIKKKHGSGSQIIKHEPINFPVSALTSYQELVERLAINSRTNLIAIDKLIVDEKLALLTGFKRNSLVWRLIRQRIVDDVASILDIDYLSKTIVPEISRTAAAYSIYHYLEKQLLLDIAYTKKEITIDQITDRDKLLLDIGSEHHVVSVKSKGYLRDGRQFQFTDSRHKLDKFRFVDYAQRKR
- a CDS encoding lantibiotic immunity ABC transporter MutE/EpiE family permease subunit, which codes for MKGVQSELLKYRRTFIKKLAVLLPLLFVLQAVPSIWLMPKDVVRGWEHVDTMVFNIWTTAFLPLGIALFTYLADLQERKSGGYRSLRAHAYFPANIWVSKVIVIALMTLIAAAILFAATILSGLITVTDGKWAIPWATILLASLFAWVTSLAIIPIQLWVATRQGLFASMGLGFFGFIAGVFIADKAYWFVFPWSWAPRMMCPLLQLNPNGVMLEAGDPLLDTSVLPLGLVLSIAAFVIFTGITALWFQRRELK
- the treP gene encoding PTS system trehalose-specific EIIBC component, whose amino-acid sequence is MGKFEKEARDLLSAIGGKENVSAVTHCATRMRFVLNDESKADVQAIEAIPAVKGTFTNAGQFQVIIGNDVPIFYNDFSAVSGIEGVSKEAAKSAAAGKQNPVQRAVAMLAEIFTPIIPAIIVGGLILGFRNILEGVAWSALDGKSIVEVSQFWSGVNSFLWLPGEAIFHYLPVGITWSVSRKMGTSQILGIVLGICLISPNQLLNAYNVASTPAAEIAKDWVWDFGFFTVNKIGYQAQVIPALLAGLSLAYLERFWRKVIPEVVSMIFVPFLSLLPALILAHTVLGPVGWVIGQWISTIVLAGLTGSFKWLFGAIFGTLYAPLVITGLHHMTNAIDTQLIADSGGTVLWPMIALSNIAQGSAVLAYYWMNRHDEREAQIALPASISAYLGVTEPALFGVNLKYVYPFIAGMIGSGIAGLLSTTFNVTANAIGVGGLPGILSIQARYMGIFALLMLVAIVVPFALTLFFRKAGFFTKTEDQTVKAPQAEALAQAAEAESPKGTLITIQSPLAGQAKVLAEATDPVFAQGVMGQGVVIEPSEGELIAPVDGEISVLFPTKHAVGLVTAQGLELLIHIGMDTVNLEGQGFTAHVKQGDSVQAGDRLISFDIKQLKEAGYVVETPVIVTNQNDFQADAALDLPQTVKRGDDLLTATKI
- the treC gene encoding alpha,alpha-phosphotrehalase is translated as MSFDKRQVVYQIYPKSFKDTTGNGIGDLRGIIEKLPYLAELGVDVIWLNPFYPSPQRDNGYDVSDYQAVNPLFGTMADFEELSRQAKDYGIEIMLDMVLNHCSTDHEWFQKALAGDRFYQEFFILRDEPTNWQSKFGGNAWAPFGTTGKYYLHLFDKTQADLNWRNPHVREELFKVVNFWRSKGVKGFRFDVINLIGKDEVLKDNADFDGKPEYTDRPVNHTYLQMLNKATFGQDEDGITVGEMSFTDIPNCVQYSNPSSHELDMVFNFHHLKVDYDNGQKWTRKPFDFIELKKLFHTWGEGMSQGSGWNALFWNNHDQPRALNRFIDVEKFRNEGATMLAASIHLSRGTPYIYMGEEIGMLDPDYDSMADYTDVESLNAYQELLASGKPQDEAFAIIKAKSRDNSRTPMQWDSSRNAGFSKAVPWLKVGKTYAEINVEKEKTGKIFPFYQKLIRLRKTLPIIAEGTYRAAYQESDRVYAFERLHGSDRLLVVNNFFAQEVTIKLSAAYQDGEILLSNYAKQPLDKELTLKPYQTLAILAKKP
- a CDS encoding response regulator transcription factor, producing MSKILIIDDEKDLVMLLQDELEALGHNVLVAYNGMDGLALAKKQPELIILDIMMPGMDGFEVCRRIRDEVLCPILFLSAKQAESDKIRALTLGGDDYISKPFGLRELLTRIEANLRREERSQYINAEKKRTVLHFNELSIDLPGHSVKANGRALSLSKREYDIVELLALHAGQVFSREHIYERIWGYDSDGDSYTVVEHIRKIRKKIASVSPDVEYISTVWGIGYKWNRP
- a CDS encoding lantibiotic immunity ABC transporter MutG family permease subunit; translation: MIAILSSEWVKTKRTAIRWLIVLVPVLFSLATTAYFSLSEEIDEIAVFQGFFTAWCAFLAPLAVAVLAAFVVQEEELAGHFLGYLSASVPRNSLYFGKFLMLVFCNMVSTVLALAVFYIGMTIASPGTVNGWVLFLFAVILAFFGTLPLLAIHLWLSFIWGTGASVSLGMCGLVLAILMGITELGDDVWLFIPWTWPYRLAKLPENYLGFTAKMFVPPAEISSGLVVRQLMAGTLAVIICLIIFCAGGIIWFNRWEGRKRYD